In a single window of the Canis lupus dingo isolate Sandy chromosome 18, ASM325472v2, whole genome shotgun sequence genome:
- the YAE1 gene encoding protein YAE1 homolog isoform X3, protein MSWVQRAPLVRGPGEEGDVFDEEADESLLVQREWRSHMQRRVKEGYRDGIDAGKAVTLQQGFNQGYKEGAEIIINYGQLRGTLRDLVNSPKLGRGKKNHSYPTYYPSGTGVSSVSFLAISFLLKEKASPLIPRLTLQPQDQESHAPPLTAPARHPDPSSPLQRHLLLVGQSLTHPPVIVTHAVP, encoded by the exons ATGTCGTGGGTTCAGAGGGCCCCGCTGGTCCGGGGTCCCGGAGAGGAAGGGGACGTGTTTGACGAGGAGGCGGACGAGTCTCTCCTGGTGCAGCGGGAATGGCGGAGCCACATGCAGAGACGAGTCAAA GAAGGCTATAGAGATGGAATAGATGCTGGCAAAGCTGTTACTCTTCAACAAGGCTTCAATCAAGGTTATAAGGAAGGTGCAGAAATCATTATAAACTACGGACAACTCAGAGGAACACTgag GGACCTTGTAAACTCGCCAAAGcttggaagagggaaaaaaaatcacagctacCCCACATACTACCCATCAGGGACAGGAGTTTCCAGCGTTTCTTTTCTGGCAATAAGTTTCCTCTTGAAGGAGAAGGCTTCCCCACTCATACCAA GACTCACActccaaccccaagatcaagagtcgcacgctccTCCTCTGACTGCGCCCGCCCGGCACCCTGACCCCAGTTCTCCTCTTCAACGTCATCTCCTGTTGGTAGGACAAAGCCTCACCCACCCACCAGTGATAGTAACACATGCTGTTCCCTAA
- the YAE1 gene encoding protein YAE1 homolog isoform X2: MSWVQRAPLVRGPGEEGDVFDEEADESLLVQREWRSHMQRRVKEGYRDGIDAGKAVTLQQGFNQGYKEGAEIIINYGQLRGTLRDLVNSPKLGRGKKNHSYPTYYPSGTGVSSVSFLAISFLLKEKASPLIPTISTPDIGLTLQPQDQESHAPPLTAPARHPDPSSPLQRHLLLVGQSLTHPPVIVTHAVP, from the exons ATGTCGTGGGTTCAGAGGGCCCCGCTGGTCCGGGGTCCCGGAGAGGAAGGGGACGTGTTTGACGAGGAGGCGGACGAGTCTCTCCTGGTGCAGCGGGAATGGCGGAGCCACATGCAGAGACGAGTCAAA GAAGGCTATAGAGATGGAATAGATGCTGGCAAAGCTGTTACTCTTCAACAAGGCTTCAATCAAGGTTATAAGGAAGGTGCAGAAATCATTATAAACTACGGACAACTCAGAGGAACACTgag GGACCTTGTAAACTCGCCAAAGcttggaagagggaaaaaaaatcacagctacCCCACATACTACCCATCAGGGACAGGAGTTTCCAGCGTTTCTTTTCTGGCAATAAGTTTCCTCTTGAAGGAGAAGGCTTCCCCACTCATACCAA caatctctacacccgacATAGGACTCACActccaaccccaagatcaagagtcgcacgctccTCCTCTGACTGCGCCCGCCCGGCACCCTGACCCCAGTTCTCCTCTTCAACGTCATCTCCTGTTGGTAGGACAAAGCCTCACCCACCCACCAGTGATAGTAACACATGCTGTTCCCTAA
- the YAE1 gene encoding protein YAE1 homolog isoform X1, with translation MSWVQRAPLVRGPGEEGDVFDEEADESLLVQREWRSHMQRRVKEGYRDGIDAGKAVTLQQGFNQGYKEGAEIIINYGQLRGTLSALLSWCHLHDNGSALISKINNLLDAVGQCEEYVLKHLKSITSQPHVVDLLDSIQDMDLCHVAPAEKKMDEAKDERLCENNAELHKNCSKSLSEANCSSLECCRLQKHAHSENPSLAWILEQTASLVKQLGISLDVLQHLKQL, from the exons ATGTCGTGGGTTCAGAGGGCCCCGCTGGTCCGGGGTCCCGGAGAGGAAGGGGACGTGTTTGACGAGGAGGCGGACGAGTCTCTCCTGGTGCAGCGGGAATGGCGGAGCCACATGCAGAGACGAGTCAAA GAAGGCTATAGAGATGGAATAGATGCTGGCAAAGCTGTTACTCTTCAACAAGGCTTCAATCAAGGTTATAAGGAAGGTGCAGAAATCATTATAAACTACGGACAACTCAGAGGAACACTgag TGCTTTGCTCTCCTGGTGTCACCTTCATGATAATGGTTCGGCTCtgatcagtaaaataaataatcttctgGATGCAGTTGGCCAGTGTGAAGAGTATGTGCTCAAACATCTAAAATCAATCACTTCTCAGCCCCATGTTGTAGATTTATTGGACTCTATTCAGGATATGGACCTTTGTCATGTAGCTCCAGCTGAGAAAAAGATGGATGAAGCTAAAGATGAAAGACTCTGTGAAAATAATGCTGAGCTTCACAAAAACTGTAGCAAGAGTCTTAGTGAGGCAAATTGTTCATCTTTAGAATGTTGTAGACTACAGAAGCATGCACATTCTGAAAACCCAAGCCTCGCTTGGATTTTAGAACAGACAGCCAGTTTAGTAAAACAGCTGGGAATATCACTTGACGTATTACAGCACCTCAAACAACTATaa